One Candidatus Binatus sp. genomic region harbors:
- a CDS encoding DUF192 domain-containing protein, with protein sequence MRQSRPPDAPPTPTRQSPLRAVNQSRGTVLCARLENAGGLGGQSRGLLGRDGLEPGMGMLFDNGRFAPLMWMHMFFMRFAIDIVFLGRGNTVIRINRRLRPWRVSSIVFGARKALELPAGAADESSTQVGDQITFEPVN encoded by the coding sequence ATGAGACAGTCCCGACCGCCCGATGCGCCGCCGACACCGACGCGCCAATCTCCGCTCCGAGCAGTCAATCAATCCCGCGGGACCGTGCTCTGCGCGCGGCTCGAGAACGCCGGCGGTCTCGGCGGTCAGAGCCGCGGGCTGCTGGGTCGCGACGGCCTCGAGCCCGGAATGGGGATGCTATTCGATAACGGGCGATTCGCGCCGTTGATGTGGATGCACATGTTCTTCATGCGTTTCGCGATCGATATCGTTTTCCTGGGGCGCGGCAACACGGTCATCAGGATCAATCGGCGCCTGAGGCCGTGGCGCGTCTCCTCGATCGTATTCGGAGCGCGAAAAGCACTCGAGCTTCCGGCTGGCGCGGCGGACGAGAGTTCGACGCAGGTGGGTGATCAGATCACCTTCGAACCTGTCAACTAA
- a CDS encoding bifunctional precorrin-2 dehydrogenase/sirohydrochlorin ferrochelatase, producing the protein MGYIPIFFDVTGRECAVVGGGEVAAGKVESLLEAGAHVTVVSPRLSRSMEAIVARGLVTHIARDYERGDIRGCVLVHAATDDPKLHRELAAEARALGIPINVADLPELCTFIAPAVVKRGALQIAISTAGASPAFAARLKRTLAQQFGTEYAITLEVLRAARRRLHADEIDPADRRRRLKELANSALPEAIAIGDLAAIERILAAHLGRGVGLDRLGIDSAALGLTRATEVPE; encoded by the coding sequence ATGGGATACATCCCGATATTTTTCGACGTGACCGGCCGCGAATGTGCCGTAGTCGGCGGCGGCGAGGTCGCTGCGGGCAAGGTCGAGTCGCTGTTGGAGGCCGGCGCTCACGTGACGGTCGTGAGTCCGCGCCTGTCGCGCTCGATGGAGGCGATCGTTGCCCGCGGGCTCGTGACTCACATCGCTCGTGATTATGAGCGCGGCGACATCCGCGGATGCGTGCTGGTCCATGCGGCGACCGACGATCCGAAACTCCATCGCGAGCTGGCCGCCGAGGCGCGCGCGCTCGGAATCCCGATAAACGTCGCCGACCTCCCCGAGTTGTGCACGTTCATCGCGCCCGCGGTTGTCAAGCGCGGCGCGCTCCAAATCGCAATCTCGACCGCGGGTGCGTCGCCGGCCTTTGCGGCCCGGCTGAAACGCACGCTGGCGCAACAGTTCGGGACCGAGTACGCGATCACGCTCGAAGTGCTGCGCGCTGCGCGCCGGCGGTTGCATGCCGATGAAATCGATCCCGCCGATCGCAGGCGCCGGCTCAAGGAGCTGGCCAACTCCGCGCTGCCCGAGGCGATCGCCATCGGCGACCTGGCCGCGATCGAGCGGATACTCGCCGCTCATTTGGGTCGCGGTGTTGGTCTGGACCGGCTCGGAATCGACTCGGCCGCGCTCGGCCTCACGCGCGCAACGGAAGTTCCGGAGTGA